Proteins encoded within one genomic window of Glycine soja cultivar W05 chromosome 1, ASM419377v2, whole genome shotgun sequence:
- the LOC114407103 gene encoding U-box domain-containing protein 52-like isoform X1 encodes MSRVNSEKKLGAGRVVAVAIENNKTSQHAAKWAVDNLLPKDQCLLLIHVRQRPSSVPLSDHLSEAVGDNESKELFESFRVFCNRKSIQCKEVLLEDTDISKALIDTISTNTIELLVLGAPSRGGLVRRFRTTDVPSTVSKGAPQFCTVYIISKGKISSVRSATAPLAPNKAAIAAAAAAAAATTPRNQLQPQQQPHPQIMRSPERFSDSQPPRNYPPRPTSERPTAFGSHGAHHPMMDEDDIISPFTRAGKTYEPSKFQDSDISFVSSGRPSVERMFPTLYEDQDSASGIALGRFSDYDGRNSFASSYSSQSQGIDDHSFSSQSRLSDCTDDVEFEMRRLKLELKQTMEMYSSVCKEAMTAKHKAMELQRWKVEEQKKLEDSSMSSSPGEAVTSSSSMALMEMEQEKIREEALQKIAALEAQKRMSLQMERKKPEEKTVSSFGHTARYRRYTIEEIEEATNMFSESLKIGEGGYGPVYRCELDCTQVAIKVLKPDAAQGREQFQQEVEVLSCIRHPNMVLLLGACPEYGCLVYEYMANGSLDDCLFPRGKSRPPLPWQLRFQIAAEIATGLLFLHQTKPEPLVHRDLKPGNILLDRNYVSKISDVGLARLVPPSVADTVTQYRMTSTAGTFCYIDPEYQQTGMLGIKSDIYSLGIMLLQLVTAKPPMGLTHHVGRSIEKGTFAEMLDPAIPDWPLEQTLHFAKLSLGCAEMRRKDRPDLGKVVLPELNKLRAFAEQCMSPMMMFALRSTGGGGGGAGYVPRNSNSSGLSSSTQDMSEVSGFSGYESRSSTSSLGRI; translated from the exons ATGTCGAGGGTGAATTCAGAGAAGAAGCTGGGTGCAGGACGTGTGGTGGCTGTGGCAATTGAGAATAACAAGACAAGCCAACATGCTGCCAAATGGGCAGTGGACAATCTTCTTCCCAAAGACCAATGTCTCTTACTAATCCATGTTAGACAAAGACCATCTTCGGTTCCATTGT CGGATCATTTGAGCGAAGCTGTGGGCGACAACGAATCCAAGGAACTTTTTGAATCATTTCGAGTCTTCTGCAATAGAAAAAGT ATACAATGCAAAGAAGTGCTGCTGGAGGACACGGATATATCTAAGGCATTAATAGACACCATTTCCACGAATACCATAGAGCTTCTTGTACTTGGGGCGCCCTCAAGGGGTGGCCTTGTTAG AAGATTTAGGACAACTGATGTCCCAAGCACTGTGTCCAAAGGGGCGCCACAATTCTGCACAGTTTATATAATTTCTAAAGGAAAAATCTCAAGTGTAAGATCTGCTACTGCTCCATTGGCTCCTAACAAAGCTGCCATTGCCGCTGCCGCTGCCGCCGCCGCTGCCACCACACCCCGTAACCAATTGCAGCCACAACAACAACCACACCCGCAGATAATGCGAAGTCCTGAAAGATTTTCAGATTCTCAGCCACCCCGCAACTACCCACCACGAC CTACATCAGAGAGGCCAACAGCATTCGGGAGTCATGGGGCACACCACCCCATGATGGATGAAGATGATATCAT ATCACCGTTCACAAGGGCTGGGAAAACATACGAGCCTTCAAAATTTCAGGATTCTGATATATCATTCGTGAGCAGCGGAAGGCCAAGTGTTGAACGAATGTTCCCAACATTGTACGAGGATCAGGACAGTGCGAGTGGAATTGCCCTGGGTAGGTTCTCAGATTACGATGGTAGGAACAGCTTCGCTTCTTCCTACTCTTCACAATCGCAGGGCATCGATGACCACTCCTTCTCCTCGCAATCGAGGTTATCCGATTGCACCGACGACGTGGAATTCGAGATGAGGAGGCTGAAGCTGGAACTGAAGCAGACAATGGAAATGTACAGCTCTGTCTGCAAGGAAGCCATGACCGCAAAGCATAAGGCAATGGAGCTTCAACGTTGGAAAGTGGAAGAACAGAAGAAATTGGAAGACTCATCAATGTCGTCGTCCCCGGGTGAAGCtgtaacatcatcatcatccatgGCACTGATGGAGATGGAGCAGGAAAAGATAAGAGAAGAAGCACTTCAAAAGATTGCAGCATTGGAAGCACAGAAGAGAATGAGTCTGCAGATGGAGAGGAAGAAGCCTGAGGAGAAGACCGTGAGTAGTTTTGGACACACTGCGAGGTACAGAAGATACACCATTGAGGAAATAGAAGAGGCAACAAACATGTTCTCGGAGTCTCTCAAGATCGGGGAAGGAGGGTATGGGCCAGTATACAG GTGCGAACTAGATTGCACCCAGGTTGCAATAAAGGTGTTGAAGCCAGATGCAGCACAAGGGAGAGAGCAGTTCCAGCAGGAGGTGGAAGTGCTGAGTTGCATAAGGCATCCAAACATGGTTCTTCTGCTGGGTGCGTGCCCAGAGTATGGGTGTCTGGTGTACGAGTACATGGCCAATGGAAGCTTGGACGACTGTCTGTTCCCAAGAGGAAAATCACGGCCACCTCTCCCATGGCAGCTGAGGTTCCAAATCGCTGCAGAGATAGCCACAGGTCTCCTTTTCCTTCATCAGACTAAACCGGAGCCACTGGTCCACCGCGACTTGAAACCCGGGAACATCCTCCTTGACCGCAACTACGTGAGCAAGATCAGTGACGTGGGCTTGGCCAGGCTTGTCCCTCCTTCGGTTGCAGACACTGTGACTCAGTATCGCATGACTTCCACAGCTGGAACATTCTGCTACATCGACCCGGAGTACCAGCAAACGGGCATGCTCGGAATCAAATCAGACATATACTCTCTCGGGATCATGCTTCTTCAATTGGTGACCGCCAAGCCTCCCATGGGTTTGACTCATCATGTTGGAAGGTCCATTGAGAAGGGCACTTTTGCAGAGATGCTTGACCCGGCCATTCCTGACTGGCCACTCGAACAGACCTTGCATTTCGCCAAGCTTTCCCTCGGATGCGCCGAGATGAGAAGAAAAGATCGACCAGATCTTGGAAAAGTTGTGTTGCCGGAGCTCAATAAGCTTAGGGCATTTGCTGAACAATGCATGTCACCTATGATGATGTTTGCACTTAGAAGtactggtggtggtggtggtggtgcaggATATGTTCCCAGAAACAGTAACTCTTCCGGACTTTCTTCTTCAACTCAA GACATGAGTGAAGTGTCTGGCTTCTCTGGATATGAAAGCCGCTCAAGCACATCATCGCTGGGGAGAATATGA
- the LOC114407103 gene encoding U-box domain-containing protein 52-like isoform X2, translating to MSRVNSEKKLGAGRVVAVAIENNKTSQHAAKWAVDNLLPKDQCLLLIHVRQRPSSVPLSDHLSEAVGDNESKELFESFRVFCNRKSIQCKEVLLEDTDISKALIDTISTNTIELLVLGAPSRGGLVRFRTTDVPSTVSKGAPQFCTVYIISKGKISSVRSATAPLAPNKAAIAAAAAAAAATTPRNQLQPQQQPHPQIMRSPERFSDSQPPRNYPPRPTSERPTAFGSHGAHHPMMDEDDIISPFTRAGKTYEPSKFQDSDISFVSSGRPSVERMFPTLYEDQDSASGIALGRFSDYDGRNSFASSYSSQSQGIDDHSFSSQSRLSDCTDDVEFEMRRLKLELKQTMEMYSSVCKEAMTAKHKAMELQRWKVEEQKKLEDSSMSSSPGEAVTSSSSMALMEMEQEKIREEALQKIAALEAQKRMSLQMERKKPEEKTVSSFGHTARYRRYTIEEIEEATNMFSESLKIGEGGYGPVYRCELDCTQVAIKVLKPDAAQGREQFQQEVEVLSCIRHPNMVLLLGACPEYGCLVYEYMANGSLDDCLFPRGKSRPPLPWQLRFQIAAEIATGLLFLHQTKPEPLVHRDLKPGNILLDRNYVSKISDVGLARLVPPSVADTVTQYRMTSTAGTFCYIDPEYQQTGMLGIKSDIYSLGIMLLQLVTAKPPMGLTHHVGRSIEKGTFAEMLDPAIPDWPLEQTLHFAKLSLGCAEMRRKDRPDLGKVVLPELNKLRAFAEQCMSPMMMFALRSTGGGGGGAGYVPRNSNSSGLSSSTQDMSEVSGFSGYESRSSTSSLGRI from the exons ATGTCGAGGGTGAATTCAGAGAAGAAGCTGGGTGCAGGACGTGTGGTGGCTGTGGCAATTGAGAATAACAAGACAAGCCAACATGCTGCCAAATGGGCAGTGGACAATCTTCTTCCCAAAGACCAATGTCTCTTACTAATCCATGTTAGACAAAGACCATCTTCGGTTCCATTGT CGGATCATTTGAGCGAAGCTGTGGGCGACAACGAATCCAAGGAACTTTTTGAATCATTTCGAGTCTTCTGCAATAGAAAAAGT ATACAATGCAAAGAAGTGCTGCTGGAGGACACGGATATATCTAAGGCATTAATAGACACCATTTCCACGAATACCATAGAGCTTCTTGTACTTGGGGCGCCCTCAAGGGGTGGCCTTGTTAG ATTTAGGACAACTGATGTCCCAAGCACTGTGTCCAAAGGGGCGCCACAATTCTGCACAGTTTATATAATTTCTAAAGGAAAAATCTCAAGTGTAAGATCTGCTACTGCTCCATTGGCTCCTAACAAAGCTGCCATTGCCGCTGCCGCTGCCGCCGCCGCTGCCACCACACCCCGTAACCAATTGCAGCCACAACAACAACCACACCCGCAGATAATGCGAAGTCCTGAAAGATTTTCAGATTCTCAGCCACCCCGCAACTACCCACCACGAC CTACATCAGAGAGGCCAACAGCATTCGGGAGTCATGGGGCACACCACCCCATGATGGATGAAGATGATATCAT ATCACCGTTCACAAGGGCTGGGAAAACATACGAGCCTTCAAAATTTCAGGATTCTGATATATCATTCGTGAGCAGCGGAAGGCCAAGTGTTGAACGAATGTTCCCAACATTGTACGAGGATCAGGACAGTGCGAGTGGAATTGCCCTGGGTAGGTTCTCAGATTACGATGGTAGGAACAGCTTCGCTTCTTCCTACTCTTCACAATCGCAGGGCATCGATGACCACTCCTTCTCCTCGCAATCGAGGTTATCCGATTGCACCGACGACGTGGAATTCGAGATGAGGAGGCTGAAGCTGGAACTGAAGCAGACAATGGAAATGTACAGCTCTGTCTGCAAGGAAGCCATGACCGCAAAGCATAAGGCAATGGAGCTTCAACGTTGGAAAGTGGAAGAACAGAAGAAATTGGAAGACTCATCAATGTCGTCGTCCCCGGGTGAAGCtgtaacatcatcatcatccatgGCACTGATGGAGATGGAGCAGGAAAAGATAAGAGAAGAAGCACTTCAAAAGATTGCAGCATTGGAAGCACAGAAGAGAATGAGTCTGCAGATGGAGAGGAAGAAGCCTGAGGAGAAGACCGTGAGTAGTTTTGGACACACTGCGAGGTACAGAAGATACACCATTGAGGAAATAGAAGAGGCAACAAACATGTTCTCGGAGTCTCTCAAGATCGGGGAAGGAGGGTATGGGCCAGTATACAG GTGCGAACTAGATTGCACCCAGGTTGCAATAAAGGTGTTGAAGCCAGATGCAGCACAAGGGAGAGAGCAGTTCCAGCAGGAGGTGGAAGTGCTGAGTTGCATAAGGCATCCAAACATGGTTCTTCTGCTGGGTGCGTGCCCAGAGTATGGGTGTCTGGTGTACGAGTACATGGCCAATGGAAGCTTGGACGACTGTCTGTTCCCAAGAGGAAAATCACGGCCACCTCTCCCATGGCAGCTGAGGTTCCAAATCGCTGCAGAGATAGCCACAGGTCTCCTTTTCCTTCATCAGACTAAACCGGAGCCACTGGTCCACCGCGACTTGAAACCCGGGAACATCCTCCTTGACCGCAACTACGTGAGCAAGATCAGTGACGTGGGCTTGGCCAGGCTTGTCCCTCCTTCGGTTGCAGACACTGTGACTCAGTATCGCATGACTTCCACAGCTGGAACATTCTGCTACATCGACCCGGAGTACCAGCAAACGGGCATGCTCGGAATCAAATCAGACATATACTCTCTCGGGATCATGCTTCTTCAATTGGTGACCGCCAAGCCTCCCATGGGTTTGACTCATCATGTTGGAAGGTCCATTGAGAAGGGCACTTTTGCAGAGATGCTTGACCCGGCCATTCCTGACTGGCCACTCGAACAGACCTTGCATTTCGCCAAGCTTTCCCTCGGATGCGCCGAGATGAGAAGAAAAGATCGACCAGATCTTGGAAAAGTTGTGTTGCCGGAGCTCAATAAGCTTAGGGCATTTGCTGAACAATGCATGTCACCTATGATGATGTTTGCACTTAGAAGtactggtggtggtggtggtggtgcaggATATGTTCCCAGAAACAGTAACTCTTCCGGACTTTCTTCTTCAACTCAA GACATGAGTGAAGTGTCTGGCTTCTCTGGATATGAAAGCCGCTCAAGCACATCATCGCTGGGGAGAATATGA
- the LOC114407166 gene encoding FCS-Like Zinc finger 1-like: MENSNSNSRKPPKNGNRMILERGVVGLGIVAAMNSTDVVVSSAKAAANFRGTTTYDYGIFYASPLNNTGTRFPHFLNSCNLCDKHLHGVDIFIYRGEKAFCSAECRETHISISNDDHQDVVKCRSRVVEHNPVTLTSSILAAA, translated from the exons ATGGAGAATTCAAATTCTAATTCCAGAAAACCACCAAAGAATGGGAATAGGATGATTTTGGAGAGAGGGGTAGTTGGGTTGGGCATAGTAGCAGCCATGAACTCCACTGATGTTGTTGTCTCCTCTGCTAAAGCTGCTGCTAACTTTCGTGGAACCACAACCTATGACTATGGCATTTTCTATGCTTCCCCTCTCAACAATACTGGAACCCGCTTCCCTCATTTTCTCAATTCCTGCAATCTTTGCGACAAACATCTTCATGGGGTTGACATCTTCATTTACAG AGGCGAGAAAGCGTTTTGTAGTGCAGAATGCCGTGAGACACACATTAGCATTAGCAACGATGATCACCAAGACGTAGTCAAGTGCAGATCTCGTGTTGTAGAGCACAATCCTGTCACACTCACATCTTCTATTCTTGCTGCAGCATGA
- the LOC114407175 gene encoding auxin response factor 19-like: MKKKSSIKAELWHACAGPLVKLPPSGTHVIYFPQGHSEQVSASLNRDVHSQIPNYPNLPSKLLCLLHTLTLHADPQTDQVYAQITLQPLPSFDKDALLRSDLALESTKPPPDFFCKQLTASDTSTHGGFSVPRRAAEKIFPPLDYSMQPPAQELVARDLHDTVWTFRHIYRGQPKRHLLTTGWSLFVSGKRLFAGDSVLFIRDEKQQLLLGIRRANRQPTNISSSVLSSDSMHIGILAAAAHAAANNSPFTVFYNPRASPSEFVIPLAKYYKSVYSHQPSLGMRFRMMFETEDSGTRRHMGTVTGISDLDPVQWKNSQWRNLQVGWDESTAGEKRSRVSIWEIEPVTAPFFICPPPFFRSKRPRQPGMPDDELSDFDNIFKQTMPWPGDDMCVKDPQGLPGLNLAQWMNMQQNPALASSLQPNYAPSLSGSILQNIPGPDISHQLGFSAPQISQSNNVALNTQRLLQTAPQLDHLQKLPSTSSTLGTVLPPQQQLGDITQQSRQNLANQTIPQGQVQAQLVHPQNIVQTNNILQQQQPSSQNHQLHRSLSQNPSQQQQQTIIGQNQHQNLIQSPMPDHVQQLQMSDDQIQLQLLQKLQQQKQTLLAQQTALQHSTQLTQIQDRQRQLLDKTHNLSRALTPGQVREIPPIFQNSLPKANSISNPITKANCQSNIQFYQQPKLQQQQPGLLSEMPGHTALHPTTTTNQLSAAGSSILTGAGGAGQSVITDEVLSCSTSPSANNCTNALPQLINSRFQRSTLVGDDMAQSAATILSSSALETTSSNANMLKDLQPKSEVKPSLNISKIQNQGHFAPQTYLNGNAAHTDCLDTSSSTTSVCLSQNDAHMHQNNNPLSYNPQSLLFRDNNQDGEVQADARSNIPYANNIDSQMGMPLNPDSLSTKGTLRLGKDLSNNFSSEGMLGNYEINRDAQQEPSSSMVSQTFGVPDMAFNSIDSTIDDSNFLNSGPWAPPPAPPLPPLPPAQFQRMRTYTKVYKRGAVGRSIDITRYSGYEELKQDLARRFGIEGQLEDRQRIGWKLVYVDHESDVLLLGDDPWEEFVNCVRCIKILSPQEVQQMSLDGDFGNGGLPNQACSSSDGGDT; the protein is encoded by the exons ATGAAGAAGAAGAGCAGCATAAAGGCGGAGCTGTGGCACGCTTGTGCGGGGCCTTTGGTTAAGCTTCCTCCCTCCGGCACGCACGTCATCTACTTCCCTCAAGGTCACAGCGAACAAGTCTCTGCTTCTCTCAACAGAGATGTCCACTCTCAAATCCCCAACTATCCCAATCTCCCCTCCAAGCTACTCTGTCTCCTCCACACTCTCACTTTGCATGCTGATCCCCAAACTGATCAAGTCTACGCTCAGATTACTCTTCAACCCCTCCCTTCT TTTGACAAGGATGCTCTCTTGAGATCTGATCTCGCTCTCGAATCCACCAAGCCACCACCTGACTTCTTCTGCAAACAACTCACCGCCAGTGATACTAGCACTCACGGTGGTTTCTCCGTCCCTCGCCGTGCCGCCGAGAAGATTTTCCCTCCTCTT GATTATTCTATGCAACCTCCTGCTCAAGAACTCGTCGCCAGGGATTTGCACGACACCGTTTGGACATTCCGCCACATATACCGTG gaCAACCAAAACGGCATTTGCTTACCACTGGATGGAGTCTGTTTGTTAGTGGAAAGAGGCTTTTTGCCGGAGACTCTGTTTTGTTCATTAG AGATGAAAAGCAGCAGCTTCTTTTGGGTATCAGACGAGCTAACAGGCAACCCACCAACATATCGTCATCAGTGTTATCAAGTGATAGTATGCACATTGGAATTCTTGCTGCAGCGGCTCATGCAGCTGCAAATAATAGCCCCTTCACCGTCTTTTACAATCCTAG GGCTAGTCCCTCAGAATTTGTTATTCCTTTAGCCAAGTACTACAAGTCAGTGTACAGCCACCAGCCATCACTTGGCATGCGTTTCCGAATGATGTTTGAAACTGAAGACTCAGGAACAAGAAG GCATATGGGTACAGTTACAGGTATCAGTGATCTGGATCCTGTGCAATGGAAAAACTCTCAATGGCGTAATTTGCAG GTTGGTTGGGATGAGTCAACCGCTGGGGAAAAGCGTAGCAGGGTCTCAATCTGGGAAATTGAACCAGTGACTGCTCCATTTTTCATCTGTCCACCTCCATTCTTTAGATCCAAGAGACCAAGACAACCTGGAATGCCTG ATGATGAATTGTCTGATTTTGATAACATTTTCAAGCAGACAATGCCTTGGCCTGGTGATGATATGTGCGTGAAGGATCCCCAAGGTCTCCCTGGCTTGAACTTAGCTCAATGGATGAACATGCAGCAAAATCCTGCACTGGCTAGCTCATTGCAGCCAAATTATGCACCTTCCTTATCGGGTTCTATTTTGCAAAATATTCCTGGACCTGATATTTCTCACCAGCTGGGATTTTCTGCTCCACAAATTTCTCAGTCAAACAATGTAGCCTTAAATACTCAGAGGCTTCTTCAGACCGCTCCACAACTGGATCACCTTCAGAAGCTACCATCTACTTCTAGCACATTGGGAACAGTCCTGCCGCCGCAGCAACAGTTGGGTGATATCACTCAACAATCGAGGCAGAACTTGGCAAATCAAACAATCCCTCAGGGTCAAGTTCAGGCCCAACTCGTGCATCCCCAGAACATTGTCCAAACCAACAATATTCTTCAACAGCAGCAACCATCCAGTCAAAACCATCAACTACATAGAAGCCTCTCTCAGAACCCAtcacagcagcagcagcagacaATTATTGGTCAGAATCAACACCAAAATTTGATACAGTCTCCTATGCCTGATCATGTTCAACAATTACAGATGTCTGACGATCAGATTCAGCTGCAGTTGTTACAGAAgcttcaacaacaaaaacaaacactctTGGCCCAACAAACTGCATTGCAGCATTCTACTCAACTTACTCAAATCCAGGATCGGCAAAGACAGCTTTTAGACAAAACGCATAACTTGTCTAGAGCACTAACACCTGGTCAAGTACGGGAAATTCCTCCTATTTTTCAGAATTCACTCCCCAAGGCTAATTCTATCTCAAATCCGATTACAAAGGCCAATTGCCAGAGCAATATTCAATTCTATCAGCAGCCCAAGCTTCAACAGCAGCAACCTGGCTTGCTTTCTGAAATGCCTGGCCATACGGCACTTCACCCTACCACTACAACCAACCAACTTTCTGCTGCTGGCAGTAGTATACTGACTGGAGCAGGTGGTGCAGGGCAGTCTGTAATTACTGATGAAGTTCTATCTTGCTCCACCTCACCTTCTGCAAATAACTGTACCAATGCACTTCCACAATTGATAAATTCACGATTCCAGAGAAGCACACTGGTAGGCGATGACATGGCCCAGTCTGCTGCCACAATCTTGAGTTCAAGTGCCTTAGAAACCACGTCATCAAATGCAAACATGTTGAAAGATTTACAGCCAAAGTCTGAAGTTAAGCCATCTCTGAATATTTCCAAAATTCAGAATCAAGGGCATTTTGCTCCTCAGACATACTTGAATGGTAATGCTGCCCATACAGATTGTTTGGACACATCATCTTCTACAACTTCAGTTTGCCTTTCTCAGAATGACGCTCATATGCATCAGAATAACAATCCATTATCTTACAATCCACAGTCTTTGTTGTTTAGAGACAATAATCAAGATGGGGAAGTTCAGGCAGATGCTAGGAGCAATATTCCTTATGCCAATAACATTGATAGCCAAATGGGAATGCCACTGAATCCAGATTCACTCTCAACCAAAGGCACATTGAGGTTGGGGAAGGATTTGTCTAATAATTTCTCTTCAGAAGGCATGCTtggtaattatgaaattaacaGAGATGCCCAGCAGGAACCTTCGTCTTCAATGGTTTCACAGACATTTGGTGTACCTGATATGGCCTTCAATTCAATTGATTCCACAATAGATGATAGTAACTTCTTGAATAGTGGTCCATGGGCTCCACCACCAGCACCGCCACTGCCACCTCTGCCACCAGCACAGTTTCAGCGGATGAGGACATATACCAAG GTATATAAACGTGGAGCTGTGGGAAGATCCATAGACATAACACGGTATTCAGGTTATGAGGAGCTTAAACAGGATCTAGCTCGTAGGTTTGGCATAGAGGGACAGCTGGAGGATCGGCAAAGGATAGGTTGGAAACTTGTCTATGTGGATCATGAGAGTGATGTTCTACTATTGGGAGATGACCCTTGGGA GGAGTTTGTGAACTGTGTTCGCTGTATTAAAATACTTTCTCCTCAAGAAGTGCAACAGATGAGCTTGGACGGAGATTTTGGCAATGGTGGCCTTCCAAATCAAGCCTGTAGCAGCTCTGACGGTGGGGATACTTAA
- the LOC114407186 gene encoding methyl-CpG-binding domain-containing protein 2-like, protein MYHGKFSLTPKNEVKDLTGSSFPSYKHSSQLDPIDVSSSSDDENDLPNDDVSNQLVLYDPVANGNNAIELAPDPLQCEPPLLPRSKPSHSVPRALPSVGVFTVQCASCLKWRLIPTKEKYEEIREHIIEQPFVCQKAREWRPDVSCDDPEDISQDGSRVWAIDKPNIAQPPAGWERLLRIRAEGSSKFADIYYIAPSGKRLRSMVEVQKFLMEHPEYTRDGVTLSQFSFQIPRPLQENYVRKRSARLTSSYEVSEPVEHQQVSPLAWVDPEGCGGRLGLPPPPFMGSHDLDTTINMSISRPAKRQATHKGFL, encoded by the exons ATGTATCACGGTAAATTTTCCCTTACACCCAAGAATGAAGTCAAGGACTTGACAGGTTCAAGTTTTCCCAGTTACAAACATAGCAGTCAGCTGGATCCCATAGATGTTTCTTCATCTTCAGATGATGAAAATGACCTTCCTAATGATGATGTGTCTAATCAATTAGTCCTTTATGATCCTGTGGCGAATGGAAACAATGCAATTGAACTTGCACCTGATCCTCTCCAGTGTGAACCTCCATTGCTTCCAAGAAGCAAACCTTCACATTCAGTTCCTAGAGCTTTGCCTTCAGTTGGTGTTTTCACTGTTCAATGTGCATCCTGCTTGAAATGGAGGTTGATTCCAACAAAGGAAAAATATGAAGAAATACGTGAACATATCATTGAACAACCTTTTGTTTGTCAAAAAGCTCGTGAGTGGCGACCTGATGTATCTTGTGATGATCCAGAGGATATTTCTCAGGATGGCAGCAGGGTTTGGGCCATTGATAAGCCAAACATTGCACAGCCTCCAGCTGGATGGGAGCGACTGCTAAGGATCAGAGCTGAAGGAAGCTCCAAATTTGCAGATAT ATACTATATAGCACCATCAGGCAAGAGATTGCGCTCAATGGTAGAGGTCCAGAA GTTCTTGATGGAGCATCCTGAGTATACAAGAGATGGGGTAACTCTTTCACAGTTCTCATTTCAAATTCCAAGGCCGTTACAAGAAAACTATGTGAGGAAGCGCTCCGCTAGACTTACCTCTTCTTATGAAGTCAGCGAGCCTGTTGAACATCAGCAAG TGAGTCCTCTAGCATGGGTAGATCCAGAAGGGTGTGGTGGAAGACTGGGGCTTCCTCCCCCCCCATTCATGGGATCCCATGATCTTGACACTACTATCAATATGAGTATCAGCCGTCCTGCAAAGAGGCAAGCAACTCATAAAGGTTTCCTGTAG